One window of the Hoplias malabaricus isolate fHopMal1 chromosome Y, fHopMal1.hap1, whole genome shotgun sequence genome contains the following:
- the LOC136677994 gene encoding ankyrin repeat domain-containing protein 11-like isoform X2, which produces MPKGGGSKTPQLEDFPLSTDMVEKQGGKKDKDKGSSNKTPKSDRSDGVKEMKEKAPKRKLPFTVGANGDQKDSDSEKQGPERKRIKKETSRKPSLPFGMGMPGIRAGYPLSERQQVALLMQMTAEESVNSPDTTPKHQSQSNLGQKGTPNSASKTKDKVNKRNERGETRLHRAAIRGDVRRIKELISEGADVNVKDFAGWTALHEACNRGYYDVAKQLLAAGAEVNTKGLDDDTPLHDASNNGHFKVVKLLLRYGGDPCQSNRRGETPLKVANSPTMLNLLLGKGTYTSSESSSESSEEEDAPSFAPSSSVDGNNTDSEFEKGLKLKGMVLDPPKSTATPVKDEYEFDEDDEEERVPPLDDKHLLKKEFRKDPVSKTNNFISIPKMEVKTYSKSNSLTPKKPVRRILSDSNSSDEDDRTLCFTPTPTPRQTAAQTNKSRDSATLSSKQQKDKNKVKKKRKKETKNNVNKEVRFGKINDKFCTSDSETGDIESEDDKSSMPSSNCVKDSSALNLKDSSVFSSLSGSSSSSHGSLGSQKLTQSLAEQHPKQWRTDGWKTVSSPTWSDVSSLSDSVRTRLSSESDYSSADSSVESVKQVKKKSQDSKKKNNTHTNALDKKNSDFYKNSNADGAVAKTDKDGKILKKHKVKHKHKNKEKEKVPSVVLNQDMNEKFVKSFTFDFDDSRQKSLIVETESPSDSKVKLSKHDKDHFKKEDRLSKVKTEDKDWSGKEVQRISKEEKSKKTKESNKERVSKEEKDKTLKNEKEKGLKEKEKPKEEKQKSHKEDKKKKSKDKSLKAEKKSEQKEDKHFKSEKDKSSKEEKSKKDKAIKEEPDYEEYDIKNHFLEDTKMSASDDHDRWPSDLSSDSLLSGDDSWDAPMKEYKDNRPVKLIVETMKDESRDRRKDNKVKDKKSEHGEKRSEKEVTSKKKEKESSDKGNDKKKDWTDKQKLNSNHSEKEKKRKESEGGVKEKKEKESVDGIRDRKDSYEWKDSKIKQECLRDEYGSEALFKDKSENETPAKSDPRERNHSGKEKEKKGDGVEKKDKLKGEKHKDKPKDRSLEQEKEKPEKNSLDRSLKDKDIERSSKDKKDGAKDKHKDFHSKDKERKLSSEQTKDKKDKTSQDKHSEREKEYFEFKKEEKKPEKVREKTWYKIEDIFTDESEDENDSYNGGVAKLSDSFGLLDSHRKDSTPDRDDIDHILTDKHRKYSGEGKQHSTDKQKDKEHKDKKKEKTSFDAAKERKGSMEKHKDKKEKESADAKHKDRKDRASVDSNQDKKNKQKPTDKRETAEEKSKSKYKDKPDHLKDRKPSKGSGENEKSLLEKLEEEAMNDYKDDSNDKNSEISSDSFTDRGHDPVLNFYESSNDMSEDRRESLSISNPQDKFREKERLRHSSSSSSKKSHDKEKEKVKKERADKRDKSEELRESFSRRESLPFEKEPMPLEADPYTFPYGSKADGEDDLDKTLEFEKEMSKKDKMNSIISSEKSKEKKKKEKHKEKVKEDKHKYSDGFGSFRHSKEDQKSGLKESPQVTSLKDKSKEDSPKFDGKSKDRNRDIIDKERVDYSKTKAKEDNDKLSQAKETSRKDTRPRELLVDGDLRLTSFGKMLSLKDQEIEERHKRHKERMKQMEKLRHRSGDPKLKEKKSSEDVKKNRGDLSSKKSSSLESALKEKKLKDVGLPAQMMSPDRKSQPMDSQTSKDWLAGQMKENLPASPRPDQNRPTGVPTPTSVISCPSFEEVMQTPRTPSCSAEDYPDIMFDGLDCQNSSAMTMSMNACSPSFFDRYSSQNSSHSFQEGTCITPAKNMQLPLVSRSCNSEVRRPLEDEFKAEADKFLRQQSVPSATEFDSHLPDDKLPIDRLDCLSVPSPYLPPQIGMLSPRPDSTQPVPERTSAANAGNDAIDLPPESMFNSYMTKPSTPIHRPDPQEPCLEIAAPPTPAPAALPSMDIYDLSEPHQSEPSLLPSDPVSGSEYLPVVKKQEEEEEEEEEEEEEEEDDDNEEEEEDEEEDEEEEEDNAEEPPESQIASDQTIQAVEDATFPLSIEESARKTWVESPDHREPEVLPLTPTHAQDNLMDNSCDQSVAWNSAGLMKSPHESYGEVEAAVSKISSPYSHSDCELQHIPTALSVHPSVTPPYSTYSRSYCPSQISEPHYELQKENVEDISSPPRPETELVDSDANFMPPSSTQLDTFFSDIKPHNEENQMDVEPSCMMQESRDEALSYAPESTIAPSVTQEPHWADPFPPAGDELDDLGPFSLPDLHFQEKEMQGPEIPAPEILPPAQIRPLTMETSKELGILDVGLPSLTKAPCSPAAIPPPEPAQDLVPPVHEENYRHQHELEPEPGQQNIQDVPSMKDTTQEDMCTFSERDEGDGNMFSSSVVENDQEYRQKDATDILTPVSTPCMETLSTIKADQIVPNPVVALGRSCSPRPSIPVLVVTSSNTTQVSEALETTAKAPVVTATSEAPKKVEEIPQRITRNRAQMLANQSKQNATASPASATSSATSSPVTTSVTNSTPSSVNAGEKEKDKESINTQTTPAAPALVTKSKGRIVEEEDGQAQHPRKRKFPKSGPQQVQVQLVNTAMQQTREMIQQTLAVIVNAIKLEEIEPYHSDRSNPYFEYLQIRKKIEEKRKILCYITPQAPQCYAEYVTYTGSYLLDGKPLSKLHIPVIAPPPSLSEPLKELFRQQEAVRGKLRLQHSIEREKLIVSCEQEVLRVHCRAARTIANQAVPFSACTMLLDSEVYNMPSESQGDENKSVRDRFNARQFISWIQDVDDKYDRMKTCLLMRQQHEAAALNAVQRMEWQLKVQELDPAGHKSLCVNEVPSFYVPMVDVNDDFVLLPA; this is translated from the exons ACACAACACCAAAGCACCAGTCACAGTCAAATCTGGGTCAGAAGGGAACGCCAAACTCTGCCTCAAAAACCAAAGACAAAGTGAATAAGCGCAATGAGAGGGGTGAGACGAGGCTCCACCGGGCAGCCATCCGCGGGGACGTACGCCGCATCAAGGAGCTCATCAGCGAGGGAGCTGACGTGAATGTAAAAGACTTCGCAG GCTGGACCGCACTGCATGAGGCGTGTAACAGAGGGTATTACGATGTGGCTAAGCAGCTGCTGGCAGCAGGGGCCGAGGTCAACACCAAGGGCCTGGACGATGATACCCCCCTACATGATGCGTCAAACAATGGCCACTTTAAA GTGGTGAAGTTGCTCTTACGATACGGAGGGGATCCTTGTCAAAGCAACAGAAGAGGGGAGACCCCACTGAAGGTGGCCAACTCTCCCACCATGCTTAATCTGTTGCTTGGAAAAGGCACCTACACCTCTAGCGAGAGTTCATCAG AGTCTTCGGAGGAGGAAGACGCCCCTTCGTTCGCCCCGTCCAGCTCTGTCGATGGCAATAACACAGACTCGGAGTTCGAGAAAGGCCTGAAGTTGAAAGGGATGGTTCTCGATCCGCCCAAGTCCACCGCTACGCCAGTCAAGGACGAGTACGAGTTTGACGAGGACGACGAAGAGGAGCGCGTCCCTCCTCTGGATGACAAGCATCTGCTGAAAAAAGAGTTCCGCAAGGACCCCGTCAGCAAGACCAACAACTTCATCTCCATACCCAAGATGGAGGTTAAAACCTATTCCAAAAGCAACTCGCTCACACCAAAGAAGCCTGTGCGTCGGATCCTGTCGGACAGCAACAGCTCGGACGAGGACGACCGGACGTTATGTTTCACGCCCACACCCACGCCACGGCAAACTGCTGCTCAGACCAACAAGAGCAGGGACTCTGCCACGCTGAGCTCTAAGCAGcagaaagacaaaaacaaagtcaaaaagaagagaaagaaggagacgAAAAATAACGTCAATAAAGAGGTGCGCTTCGGCAAAATCAATGACAAGTTCTGTACCTCGGACTCAGAAACGGGCGACATAGAGAGTGAGGATGACAAGAGTTCAATGCCGAGCTCGAACTGTGTCAAGGACTCTTCTGCTTTGAACCTTAAAGACTCCTCTGTGTTCAGCTCTCTGTCCGGATCTTCGTCCTCCTCTCACGGGAGTTTGGGCTCTCAGAAGCTCACTCAGTCTTTGGCGGAACAGCATCCGAAGCAGTGGAGGACAGACGGCTGGAAGACGGTGTCCTCTCCGACTTGGTCTGACGTTAGCTCCCTCTCAGACTCTGTCAGAACGAGGCTCTCCAGCGAGTCTGACTACTCCTCTGCAGACTCCAGTGTGGAGTCTGTAAAACAGGTGAAGAAAAAATCTCAAGacagcaaaaagaaaaacaacacacacaccaatgcgTTAGACAAGAAAAACTCAGACTTTTACAAGAACTCAAATGCAGACGGAGCAGTTgctaaaacagacaaagatgGAAAGatcctgaaaaaacacaaagtgaaacacaaacacaaaaacaaggaGAAGGAAAAGGTTCCAAGTGTGGTACTGAATCAAGACATGAACGAAAAGTTTGTCAAAAGCTTCACCTTTGACTTTGACGACTCCCGGCAGAAGTCCCTCATTGTGGAGACAGAGTCACCCTCAGACAGTAAAGTCAAACTTTCCAAACACGACAAAGATCATTTTAAGAAAGAGGACAGATTATCGAAAGTTAAAACTGAAGACAAAGACTGGTCAGGGAAAGAGGTTCAGAGAAtatcaaaagaagaaaaatccaAGAAAACAAAGGAGTCCAACAAGGAGAGAGTGAGCAAAGAGGAGAAAGACAAAACtttgaaaaatgaaaaggaGAAGGGcttgaaggagaaagagaaaccaAAGGAGGAGAAACAAAAATCTCACAAAGAggataaaaagaaaaagtccaaGGATAAGtctctgaaagcagaaaagaagaGCGAACAAAAAGaagataaacattttaaatcagaaaaagacaaaagcagTAAAGAAGAAAAGTCCAAGAAAGATAAGGCCATTAAAGAGGAGCCGGATTATGAGGAATATgacattaaaaatcattttttagaGGACACAAAGATGAGTGCATCAGATGATCATGATCGCTGGCCTTCGGACCTCTCCTCCGACAGCTTGCTCTCTGGAGATGACAGCTGGGATGCTCCTATGAAAGAATACAAAGATAATAGACCTGTAAAACTCATTGTGGAAACAATGAAAGATGAGAGCAGGGACCGGAGAAAGGACAACAAAGTCAAAGACAAGAAATCAGAGCATGGAGAGAAGCGCTCAGAGAAAGAAGTTACATccaagaagaaagagaaggagtCCTCCGACAAGGGCAACGAtaagaaaaaggactggactgacAAACAAAAGCTCAACTCCAATCActcagagaaggagaagaagcgAAAGGAGTCAGAGGGGggtgtgaaagagaaaaaagaaaaggagtcGGTCGATGGCATTAGAGACAGAAAGGATTCCTACGAGTGGAAGGACtccaaaataaaacaggaatgcCTGAGAGATGAATATGGGAGTGAGGCGTTATTCAAAGACAAATCCGAAAATGAGACTCCTGCTAAATCAGATCCCAGGGAGAGGAACCACTCcgggaaagaaaaagagaagaaaggggATGGTGTCGAAAAGAAAGACAAACTGAAAGGAGAGAAGCACAAAGACAAGCCCAAAGATCGAAGTTTGGAGCAAGAAAAGGAAAAACCCGAGAAGAACTCACTCGATAGGTCTTTGAAAGATAAAGACATTGAAAGGAGCTCCAAAGACAAGAAGGATGGTGCtaaagacaaacacaaagacTTTCACAGCAAAGACAAGGAGAGGAAGCTGTCATCTGAGCAGACTAAAGACAAGAAAGACAAAACATCCCAAGACAAACATTCTGAAAGGGAAAAGGAGTATTTCGAATTcaaaaaagaggagaagaagCCGGAAAAGGTGAGGGAGAAGACCTGGTATAAAATTGAGGATATTTTCACAGACGAGAGCGAAGATGAAAATGACAGTTACAACGGAGGGGTGGCGAAGCTGAGCGACTCGTTTGGACTTTTGGACTCCCACCGAAAAGATTCCACACCAGACCGAGACGACATAGACCATATcctgacagacaaacacaggaaGTACTCTGGAGAGGGAAAACAACACTCcacagacaaacagaaagacaaggaacataaagataaaaagaaagaaaagacatCCTTTGATGcagcaaaagagagaaaaggttccatggaaaaacacaaagataagaaagaaaaggaatCGGCCGATGCCAAACACAAAGACCGCAAAGATAGAGCATCTGTGGACTCAAACCAGGACAAGAAAAACAAGCAGAAGCCCACAGACAAGAGGGAGACTGCAGAGGAGAAGAGTAAAAGCAAGTACAAAGACAAGCCGGACCATCTAAAAGACAGAAAGCCCTCAAAGGGCAGTGGTGAAAATGAGAAATCCTTGCTCGagaagctggaggaggaggCCATGAATGACTACAAAGATGACTCCAATGATAAAAACAGCGAGATCTCGTCCGACAGTTTTACGGACAGAGGCCACGATCCAGTTTTAAACTTCTATGAGTCCTCTAATGACATGTCAGAGGACAGAAGAGAGTCACTGTCCATTTCCAATCCGCAGGATAAgttcagagaaaaagagaggctCAGacactcctcttcctcctcgtcCAAAAAAAGTCACGATAAAGAGAAGGAAAAGGTCAAGAAGGAGAGAGCTGACAAGAGGGACAAGTCAGAGGAGCTCAGAGAGTCCTTTAGTCGCAGAGAGAGCTTACCTTTTGAAAAAGAGCCCATGCCCCTGGAAGCTGATCCTTACACTTTTCCCTATGGTTCAAAGGCAGATGGAGAGGATGACTTGGATAAAACCCTGGAGTTTGAGAAGGAGATGTCCAAAAAAGACAAGATGAATAGCATCATTAGCAGCGAAAAGAgcaaagagaagaagaagaaagagaaacataAGGAAAAGGTGAAGGAGGACAAGCATAAATACTCCGATGGCTTCGGGTCCTTCAGACACTCAAAGGAAGATCAGAAATCCGGACTTAAGGAAAGCCCTCAAGTCACAAGTTTGAAGGACAAGTCTAAAGAAGATAGTCCAAAATTTGATGGCAAGAGCAAAGATAGGAATAGAGACATCATAGACAAAGAGAGGGTGGATTACAGCAAGACTAAGGCCAAGGAAGACAACGACAAGCTAAGCCAGGCAAAGGAAACGTCCCGGAAAGACACTCGACCACGCGAGCTTCTGGTTGATGGAGATCTCAGACTCACAAGCTTTGGCAAAATGCTTAGTTTAAAAGACCAGGAGATTGAAGAGCGTCAcaagagacacaaagagaggaTGAAGCAGATGGAGAAACTGAGGCATAGGTCAGGTGATCCCAAGCTTAAAGAGAAAAAGTCCAGTGAAGATGTCAAAAAGAACCGTGGTGATCTTTCTTCTAAGAAGTCCAGCTCTTTAGAATCTGCCCTGAAAGAAAAGAAGCTCAAAGATGTTGGCCTTCCTGCCCAGATGATGTCTCCGGACAGGAAGTCACAGCCTATGGATAGCCAGACCTCAAAGGACTGGTTAGCGGGCCAGATGAAGGAAAATCTCCCTGCCTCTCCACGACCTGACCAGAATCGACCAACGGGGGTTCCCACTCCGACATCAGTAATTTCATGTCCAAGCTTTGAAGAAGTAATGCAAACTCCTCGCACTCCATCCTGCAGTGCAGAGGACTACCCGGACATCATGTTTGATGGACTAGACTGTCAGAACTCTTCAGCAATGACCATGTCCATGAACGCCTGCTCCCCATCGTTCTTTGATAGATACTCGTCCCAGAACTCATCGCACAGTTTTCAGGAAGGAACTTGCATCACGCCAGCGAAGAACATGCAGTTGCCTCTTGTCAGTCGATCATGCAACTCTGAGGTTAGAAGACCACTTGAAGACGAGTTCAAAGCGGAGGCTGACAAATTCTTGAGGCAGCAAAGTGTGCCATCAGCTACAGAATTTGACTCTCATCTTCCCGATGACAAATTGCCCATTGACAGACTTGACTGCCTCAGCGTCCCCTCTCCGTACCTCCCTCCTCAAATCGGCATGCTTTCTCCAAGACCTGATTCGACCCAACCTGTACCGGAAAGAACGTCTGCAGCAAATGCTGGCAATGATGCTATCGATCTCCCGCCAGAGAGTATGTTTAACAGCTACATGACGAAGCCTTCAACTCCAATCCACAGACCTGACCCTCAGGAGCCATGTCTGGAGATAGCTGCCCCTCCAACACCAGCTCCTGCAGCTCTGCCTTCCATGGACATTTATGATTTGTCTGAACCGCATCAGAGCGAACCCAGCTTACTGCCCTCTGATCCTGTGAGCGGCAGTGAATATTTACCTGTAGTGAagaagcaggaggaggaggaggaggaggaggaagaagaagaggaggaggaggaggatgacgacaatgaggaagaggaggaagatgaggaagaagatgaggaggaggaggaggataatGCAGAGGAGCCACCTGAATCTCAGATTGCCTCAGATCAGACCATTCAAGCTGTGGAAGATGCCACATTCCCTCTTAGTATTGAAGAGTCTGCCAGGAAGACTTGGGTTGAGTCTCCAGACCACAGAGAGCCTGAGGTGCTTCCGCTGACACCCACACATGCTCAGGATAATCTCATGGACAACTCCTGTGATCAGTCTGTAGCGTGGAACTCGGCAGGGCTTATGAAATCACCTCATGAAAGTTATGGAGAAGTAGAAGCTGCCGTTTCAAAAATCAGTAGTCCATATTCACACTCAGACTGTGAACTACAGCATATCCCGACGGCTTTGTCTGTCCATCCATCCGTGACGCCTCCTTATTCCACATATTCCAGGTCATACTGCCCCTCACAAATATCAGAGCCTCATTATGAGTTGCAGAAGGAGAACGTGGAGGACATATCCTCACCACCAAGACCTGAAACAGAGCTTGTGGATTCTGACGCAAACTTTATGCCTCCTTCCTCAACCCAACTTGACACCTTCTTCTCGGATATCAAACCTCATAATGAGGAGAATCAAATGGATGTAGAACCATCGTGCATGATGCAAGAAAGTAGAGACGAAGCCCTCAGTTATGCGCCTGAGAGCACGATCGCCCCATCAGTAACCCAAGAGCCCCACTGGGCAGATCCGTTCCCTCCTGCTGGTGATGAGCTAGATGACTTGGGGCCGTTTTCTTTGCCGGATCTTCACTTtcaagaaaaagaaatgcaGGGTCCTGAAATCCCAGCTCCAGAGATACTCCCACCTGCACAAATAAGACCTTTGACCATGGAAACAAGTAAGGAGCTAGGGATATTGGACGTTGGTTTGCCTAGTTTGACCAAAGCCCCCTGTTCTCCTGCAGCTATTCCTCCTCCTGAACCTGCTCAGGATTTGGTGCCTCCTGTCCATGAGGAGAACTACAGACACCAGCATGAGCTAGAGCCAGAGCCGGGGCAGCAGAACATCCAGGATGTTCCCTCCATGAAAGATACAACGCAAGAAGACATGTGCACGTTCAGTGAGCGGGATGAGGGTGATGGCAACATGTTTTCCTCTTCTGTTGTTGAGAATGACCAGGAGTACAGACAGAAAGACGCCACTGATATTTTAACACCAGTTTCTACACCATGTATGGAAACACTGTCAACAATAAAGGCAGATCAGATTGTGCCCAACCCAGTGGTAGCTTTGGGTCGCTCCTGCAGTCCTCGCCCCTCCATTCCAGTCTTGGTTGTCACGTCCTCTAACACGACGCAGGTGTCAGAGGCCCTGGAAACAACAGCCAAAGCTCCAGTTGTCACAGCCACGTCCGAGGCCCCCAAGAAGGTTGAGGAGATTCCTCAAAGGATAACTCGGAATAGAGCTCAAAtgctggccaatcagagcaagCAGAATGCAACAGCGAGCCCTGCAAGCGCCACGTCATCAGCAACATCCTCTCCCGTCACGACAAGCGTCACCAACAGCACTCCATCGTCTGTTAAtgcaggagagaaggagaaagacaaGGAATCCATCAACACTCAGACAACACCAGCAGCACCTGCTCTCGTCACCAAAAGTAAAGGCCGGATTGTTGAGGAGGAAGACGGACAGGCGCAGCATCCGCGAAAAAGAAAGTTTCCGAAATCTGGCCCTCAGCAGGTACAGGTTCAGCTTGTCAACACGGCCATGCAGCAGACACGGGAGATGATTCAGCAGACTCTGGCGGTCATAGTGAATGCCATCAAGCTGGAGGAAATCGAGCCCTACCACAGCGACCGCTCCAACCCTTATTTCGAGTACCTGCAGATTCGCAAGAAGATCGAGGAGAAGCGGAAGATTCTCTGTTACATAACGCCACAGGCTCCCCAGTGCTACGCAGAGTACGTGACCTACACCGGATCCTACCTGCTTGATGGCAAACCTCTGAGCAAGCTGCATATCCCCGTG ATTGCTCCCCCTCCGTCTCTGTCAGAGCCCTTGAAGGAACTCTTCCGACAGCAGGAGGCGGTGAGAGGGAAGTTGAGACTGCAGCACAGCATTGAACGG GAAAAGCTGATTGTTTCATGCGAGCAAGAGGTGCTTCGAGTTCATTGCAGAGCGGCAAGAACCATCGCAAATCAGGCTGTTCCCTTCAGTGCTTGTACCATGCTGCTGGATTCAGAGGTCTACAACATGCCATCGGAAAGCCAG GGGGATGAGAACAAGTCCGTCAGAGATCGGTTCAACGCTCGGCAGTTTATCTCTTGGATTCAAGACGTGGATGATAAATATGACCGCATGAAG ACGTGTTTGCTGATGCGACAGCAGCATGAAGCTGCCGCCCTGAACGCCGTGCAGAGGATGGAGTGGCAGCTCAAAGTGCAGGAGCTGGACCCTGCTGGACACAAATCCCTGTGCGTCAACGAGGTTCCCTCCTTCTACGTGCCAATGGTTGACGTCAACGATGACTTCGTACTGCTGCCTGcgtga